From the Excalfactoria chinensis isolate bCotChi1 chromosome 1, bCotChi1.hap2, whole genome shotgun sequence genome, one window contains:
- the GPR34 gene encoding probable G-protein coupled receptor 34 isoform X2, with product MAASSVDLLTILPHKEGFWGNQTDLATNASEIQHNASCFLEDNALSFAFILFYSVIFVVGLVGNIIALFAFLCIHQKRNSIQVYLLNVAIADLLLIFCLPFRILYHISNNTWMFGRILCKIVGTLFYMNMYISIVLLGLISLDRYIKINKSVKRPNMLTTTRSIHICCIVWAVALTGFSLVVVPSLFRSEVSNSTLCFHYRHKKNAMTEAILNYITVIIFWTVFFLLILSYVKIAKNLLRISRKRANFPNAVKYTQTARNSFIVLIIFTVCFVPYHMFRFVYITSQLQNPSCYWKGIIHTCNEVMLIFSSFNSCLDPVMYFLMSRSVRKTVLQLICRRIHGDSSLTLESTSEIKLGQYMQERLSTTTPHSSSVKKKSDLIK from the coding sequence ATGGCTGCATCTTCAGTTGATTTACTGACCATTCTTCCACACAAGGAAGGCTTTTGGGGTAACCAAACTGATCTAGCCACGAATGCATCTGAAATTCAACACAATGCAAGCTGTTTCTTAGAAGACAATGCACTGTCATTTGCTTTCATACTTTTCTACTCTGTTATTTTTGTCGTTGGATTGGTTGGAAATATTATAGCCCTGTTTGCATTCCTGTGCATTCACCAGAAAAGGAATTCCATCCAAGTTTACTTGCTAAACGTAGCCATTGCTGATCTTTTGCTGATCTTCTGTCTTCCCTTCCGAATACTGTACCACATCAGCAACAACACGTGGATGTTTGGACGGATTTTATGCAAAATTGTAGGAACTCTATTTTACATGAACATGTACATTAGCATAGTGCTGTTGGGACTAATTAGCCTAGATcgttacataaaaataaataagtctgTGAAACGACCTAACATGTTAACTACTACCCGAAGTATACATATCTGCTGCATTGTGTGGGCAGTTGCACTAACAGGATTTTCATTAGTAGTTGTACCATCTCTCTTCAGGAGCGAGGTCAGCAATTCTACCTTGTGCTTTCATTATCGGCATAAAAAGAATGCAATGACAGAAGCAATTTTAAATTATATCACTGTCATCATTTTTTGgacagtttttttccttttgatactTTCCTATGTTAAAATTGCCAAGAACCTGCTGAGAATTTCAAGGAAAAGAGCTAATTTTCCCAATGCAGTAAAATACACCCAGACAGCAAGGAATTCCTTCATTGTACTCATTATTTTCACTGTATGTTTTGTTCCATACCACATGTTTCGATTTGTCTACATTACATCACAATTACAAAATCCATCTTGTTACTGGAAGGGAATCATTCACACGTGCAATGAGGTTATGctcatattttcatcttttaataGCTGCTTAGACCCTGTTatgtatttcctaatgtccaggAGCGTACGTAAGACTGTCCTCCAACTTATTTGTAGAAGAATTCATGGAGATTCAAGTTTGACTCTGGAaagtacttcagaaataaaacttggACAATATATGCAAGAGCGATTATCTACTACCACTCCGCATTCAAGTTCTGTAAAGAAGAAGTCTGACTTAATCAAGTAA
- the GPR34 gene encoding probable G-protein coupled receptor 34 isoform X1, whose protein sequence is MQALAHCWQKCIAIGEQLRKSSQMAASSVDLLTILPHKEGFWGNQTDLATNASEIQHNASCFLEDNALSFAFILFYSVIFVVGLVGNIIALFAFLCIHQKRNSIQVYLLNVAIADLLLIFCLPFRILYHISNNTWMFGRILCKIVGTLFYMNMYISIVLLGLISLDRYIKINKSVKRPNMLTTTRSIHICCIVWAVALTGFSLVVVPSLFRSEVSNSTLCFHYRHKKNAMTEAILNYITVIIFWTVFFLLILSYVKIAKNLLRISRKRANFPNAVKYTQTARNSFIVLIIFTVCFVPYHMFRFVYITSQLQNPSCYWKGIIHTCNEVMLIFSSFNSCLDPVMYFLMSRSVRKTVLQLICRRIHGDSSLTLESTSEIKLGQYMQERLSTTTPHSSSVKKKSDLIK, encoded by the exons atgcaggctcttgctcactgctggcaaaaatgcatagctattGGTG AACAGCTAAGAAAATCCTCACAAATGGCTGCATCTTCAGTTGATTTACTGACCATTCTTCCACACAAGGAAGGCTTTTGGGGTAACCAAACTGATCTAGCCACGAATGCATCTGAAATTCAACACAATGCAAGCTGTTTCTTAGAAGACAATGCACTGTCATTTGCTTTCATACTTTTCTACTCTGTTATTTTTGTCGTTGGATTGGTTGGAAATATTATAGCCCTGTTTGCATTCCTGTGCATTCACCAGAAAAGGAATTCCATCCAAGTTTACTTGCTAAACGTAGCCATTGCTGATCTTTTGCTGATCTTCTGTCTTCCCTTCCGAATACTGTACCACATCAGCAACAACACGTGGATGTTTGGACGGATTTTATGCAAAATTGTAGGAACTCTATTTTACATGAACATGTACATTAGCATAGTGCTGTTGGGACTAATTAGCCTAGATcgttacataaaaataaataagtctgTGAAACGACCTAACATGTTAACTACTACCCGAAGTATACATATCTGCTGCATTGTGTGGGCAGTTGCACTAACAGGATTTTCATTAGTAGTTGTACCATCTCTCTTCAGGAGCGAGGTCAGCAATTCTACCTTGTGCTTTCATTATCGGCATAAAAAGAATGCAATGACAGAAGCAATTTTAAATTATATCACTGTCATCATTTTTTGgacagtttttttccttttgatactTTCCTATGTTAAAATTGCCAAGAACCTGCTGAGAATTTCAAGGAAAAGAGCTAATTTTCCCAATGCAGTAAAATACACCCAGACAGCAAGGAATTCCTTCATTGTACTCATTATTTTCACTGTATGTTTTGTTCCATACCACATGTTTCGATTTGTCTACATTACATCACAATTACAAAATCCATCTTGTTACTGGAAGGGAATCATTCACACGTGCAATGAGGTTATGctcatattttcatcttttaataGCTGCTTAGACCCTGTTatgtatttcctaatgtccaggAGCGTACGTAAGACTGTCCTCCAACTTATTTGTAGAAGAATTCATGGAGATTCAAGTTTGACTCTGGAaagtacttcagaaataaaacttggACAATATATGCAAGAGCGATTATCTACTACCACTCCGCATTCAAGTTCTGTAAAGAAGAAGTCTGACTTAATCAAGTAA